Proteins encoded together in one Solanum lycopersicum chromosome 7, SLM_r2.1 window:
- the LHA4 gene encoding H(+)-ATPase 4 — MAKAISLEEIKNETVDLEKIPIEEVFEQLKCSREGLTSDEGANRLQIFGPNKLEEKKESKILKFLGFMWNPLSWVMEMAAIMAIALANGDGKPPDWQDFVGIVCLLVINSTISFIEENNAGNAAAALMAGLAPKTKVLRDGRWSEQEAAILVPGDIISVKLGDIVPADARLLEGDPLKIDQSALTGESLPVTKNPGDEVFSGSTCKQGELEAVVIATGVHTFFGKAAHLVDSTNNVGHFQKVLTAIGNFCICSIAIGMLVEIIVMYPIQHRKYRDGIDNLLVLLIGGIPIAMPTVLSVTMAIGSHRLSQQGAITKRMTAIEEMAGMDVLCSDKTGTLTLNKLSVDRSLVEVFTKGVDKEYVLLLAARASRVENQDAIDACMVGMLADPKEARAGIREVHFLPFNPVDKRTALTYIDSNGNWHRASKGAPEQILDLCNCKEDVRRKVHSMIDKYAERGLRSLAVARQEVPEKSKESTGGPWQFVGLLPLFDPPRHDSAETIRRALNLGVNVKMITGDQLAIAKETGRRLGMGTNMYPSASLLGQDKDSSIASLPVEELIEKADGFAGVFPEHKYEIVKKLQERKHIVGMTGDGVNDAPALKKADIGIAVADATDAARGASDIVLTEPGLSVIISAVLTSRAIFQRMKNYTIYAVSITIRIVFGFMLIALIWKYDFSAFMVLIIAILNDGTIMTISKDRVKPSPMPDSWKLNEIFATGVVLGGYQALMTVIFFWAMHDTSFFTDKFGVKDIRESDEEMMSALYLQVSIISQALIFVTRSRSWSFVERPGALLMIAFLIAQLVATLIAVYADWTFARVKGCGWGWAGVIWIFSIVTYFPLDIMKFAIRYILSGKAWNNLLDNKTAFTTKKDYGKEEREAQWALAQRTLHGLQPPEASNLFNEKNSYRELSEIAEQAKRRAEMARLRELHTLKGHVESVVKLKGLDIETIQQHYTV; from the exons ATGGCGAAAGCTATAAGCCTCGAAGAGATCAAAAATGAGACTGTTGATCTG GAGAAAATCCCCATTGAAGAAGTGTTTGAACAACTGAAATGTTCGCGAGAGGGTCTGACTTCGGACGAAGGAGCCAACAGGCTTCAAATCTTTGGACCGAACAAAttggaagagaaaaaagaaagcaaaatactgaagtttcttgggtttatgTGGAATCCTCTGTCATGGGTTATGGAGATGGCGGCTATCATGGCCATTGCACTGGCTAATGGAGATGGGAAGCCCCCAGATTGGCAAGATTTTGTTGGTATTGTTTGCTTGCTGGTGATCAATTCAACTATCAGTTTTATTGAAGAAAACAATGCTGGCAATGCTGCCGCAGCTCTTATGGCTGGTCTTGCTCCCAAAACCAAGGTTCTTAGAGATGGGCGCTGGAGTGAACAGGAAGCTGCTATTCTAGTGCCTGGTGATATTATAAGTGTCAAGTTGGGAGACATTGTTCCTGCTGATGCTCGTCTTCTTGAAGGTGATCCTTTAAAGATTGATCAATCTGCCCTTACAGGAGAATCTCTTCCTGTGACAAAGAATCCTGGAGATGAAGTTTTCTCTGGATCAACCTGCAAACAAGGTGAGCTTGAAGCTGTAGTCATTGCCACTGGAGTTCACACTTTCTTTGGCAAGGCAGCACACCTTGTTGACAGTACAAACAATGTTGGTCATTTCCAGAAAGTGTTAACAGCCATAGGAAACTTCTGTATCTGTTCCATTGCTATTGGTATGCTGGTTGAGATTATTGTCATGTATCCAATCCAGCACAGGAAGTACAGGGATGGAATTGACAATCTCTTGGTGCTCCTTATTGGTGGTATTCCCATTGCTATGCCTACTGTGTTGTCAGTCACTATGGCTATTGGATCCCATAGGCTCTCCCAGCAGGGTGCCATCACCAAGAGAATGACTGCTATTGAAGAAATGGCTGGAATGGATGTGTTGTGCAGTGACAAGACAGGTACCTTGACTCTTAACAAGTTGAGTGTCGACAGAAGCTTGGTTGAAGTGTTTACTAAGGGAGTAGATAAAGAATATGTGCTCCTCCTTGCCGCAAGGGCCTCTAGAGTTGAAAATCAGGATGCAATTGATGCTTGCATGGTTGGCATGCTTGCCGATCCAAAAGAGGCACGAGCTGGTATCAGGGAGGTGCATTTCTTGCCCTTCAATCCAGTGGACAAGAGAACTGCTTTAACATATATTGACAGCAATGGCAACTGGCACCGTGCCAGCAAGGGAGCTCCTGAGCAG ATTTTGGACCTATGTAACTGTAAGGAAGATGTCAGGAGAAAGGTTCATTCAATGATCGACAAATACGCTGAGCGTGGGTTGAGGTCACTGGCTGTAGCTAGACAG GAAGTGCCAGAGAAATCAAAAGAGAGCACTGGAGGTCCATGGCAATTTGTTGGATTGCTACCCCTCTTTGATCCTCCCAGGCATGATAGTGCTGAGACCATCCGTAGAGCTCTCAACCTTGGTGTAAATGTTAAGATGATCACTGGGGATCAATTGGCTATTGCCAAGGAGACTGGCCGTAGGCTTGGAATGGGAACAAACATGTACCCATCAGCATCTTTACTTGGTCAAGACAAGGATTCATCTATTGCTTCACTTCCTGTAGAAGAGTTGATTGAGAAGGCAGATGGATTTGCTGGAGTATTTCCTG AGCACAAATATGAGATTGTGAAGAAGTTGCAGGAGAGAAAGCACATTGTGGGAATGACTGGTGATGGTGTGAACGATGCTCCTGCTTTGAAGAAGGCAGATATCGGTATCGCTGTTGCAGATGCTACTGATGCAGCACGAGGTGCTTCTGATATCGTGCTCACTGAGCCAGGTCTAAGCGTTATCATCAGTGCTGTGTTGACCAGTAGAGCTATTTTCCAGAGGATGAAGAATTACACA ATATATGCAGTTTCCATCACAATCCGTATTGTG TTTGGTTTCATGCTTATTGCTCTAATCTGGAAGTACGACTTCTCTGCATTTATGGTTTTGATCATTGCCATCCTAAATGACG GAACCATTATGACAATCTCAAAGGATAGAGTGAAACCATCTCCAATGCCTGATAGCTGGAAGTTGAATGAAATCTTTGCAACTGGTGTTGTTCTTGGAGGGTACCAAGCATTGATGACTGTTATTTTCTTCTGGGCGATGCATGACACTAGTTTCTTCACG GACAAATTTGGTGTGAAGGATATTAGGGAAAGTGATGAAGAAATGATGTCTGCTTTGTACCTTCAAGTGAGTATTATCAGCCAGGCTTTGATTTTCGTGACCCGTTCACGAAGCTGGTCCTTCGTTGAACGTCCAGGAGCTCTGTTAATGATTGCTTTCTTGATTGCCCAATTG GTTGCCACTTTAATTGCTGTCTATGCCGACTGGACTTTTGCAAGAGTCAAAGGATGTGGATGGGGATGGGCTGGTGTCATCTGGATTTTCAGCATTGTTACCTACTTCCCACTTGACATAATGAAATTCGCCATCCGTTACATCTTAAGTGGAAAGGCTTGGAATAACTTGCTTGACAACAAG ACTGCTTTCACCACAAAGAAAGACTATGGAAAagaagaaagggaagctcaatGGGCACTTGCTCAGAGAACTTTACATGGACTTCAACCACCAGAAGCATCAAACCTGTTCAACGAAAAGAACAGCTACCGGGAACTGTCTGAAATTGCTGAACAAGCAAAGAGAAGAGCAGAGATGGCAAGGCTTCGTGAGTTGCACACACTCAAGGGTCATGTTGAATCAGTGGTGAAGCTGAAAGGTCTGGATATCGAAACGATCCAGCAGCATTATACAGTTTAA